One window from the genome of Montipora foliosa isolate CH-2021 chromosome 5, ASM3666993v2, whole genome shotgun sequence encodes:
- the LOC138003896 gene encoding uncharacterized protein: MADDLQVVVIDFRGRQEISKGVGVLRDILSLFWKEVYDSLFIGENERVPFVRHDYQRAEWAAIGRILVKGYQGCGYFPLLMSQAFSAYLLFGESAVTGPMLIQSFQNYVPADEKTLIIKSIAGEIDCEGDDGTDLLEMLSNYDCRRKVNSENIVAVIEEIAHKELIQKPQYIADCGKCTISPLMPIFVSVTSLTEKYESLLPSISKILSCLEANPVNDPKMGSLKFLKKFIKGLDTSQKLSNFVRFVSGSELMLFAAIQIEFTDLSGLGRGPIAHTCNTVLQLPSTYQSFPELREDFSSILSSDNWEMDIV; encoded by the coding sequence ATGGCAGATGACCTTCAAGTTGTGGTCATTGACTTTCGAGGCAGACAAGAAATTAGCAAAGGTGTTGGAGTGCTGAGAGATATACTAAGTCTGTTTTGGAAAGAAGTATATGATTCTCTTTTCATTGGAGAAAATGAACGAGTGCCCTTTGTAAGACATGACTATCAAAGGGCAGAATGGGCAGCTATTGGCAGAATATTGGTGAAAGGTTATCAAGGCTGCGGGTACTTTCCACTGTTAATGTCTCAAGCATTCTCTGCCTATCTCTTGTTTGGGGAATCTGCTGTCACTGGCCCAATGTTGATTCAAtcatttcaaaattatgttcCGGCTGATGAGAAGACTCTCATCATCAAATCTATTGCCGGTGAAATTGATTGTGAGGGTGATGATGGTACTGACCTTTTGGAAATGTTGAGCAACTATGATTGTCGTCGTAAGGTCAATTCAGAGAATATTGTCGCTGTTATTGAAGAAATTGCTCATAAAGAGTTAATTCAAAAACCGCAATATATTGCAGACTGTGGGAAGTGCACAATAAGCCCTCTCATGCCAATCTTTGTTAGCGTGACGAGTTTGACTGAGAAATATGAATCTTTGCTTCCATCCATAAGCAAAATTTTGAGTTGTCTTGAGGCAAATCCAGTCAATGATCCAAAAATGGGAAGTCTCAAGTTTCTGAAAAAGTTCATTAAAGGTCTAGACACTTCTCAAAAGTTATCAAACTTTGTAAGGTTCGTTAGTGGGTCTGAGCTAATGCTGTTTGCTGCAATTCAAATAGAGTTTACAGATTTATCAGGGTTGGGCCGCGGGCCAATTGCACATACATGCAATACTGTTCTACAGTTACCATCAACTTATCAATCCTTTCCAGAATTGAGAGAGGATTTTAGCAGCATCCTCTCGTCGGATAATTGGGAGATGGACATAGTGTAA